The following is a genomic window from Bacteroidia bacterium.
ATCGCATTCATCTGTCTCCCGGAAAGGCCTCCTGGCTGATGATCAAGAAGCCTCGAGGCAGAACGGAGGCCGACATCGACAGCGTATTGTATAGCAGTGGCGATTGGACGCAATGGCATGCAGCGCTGGTCGAACCCGATTCGTTTTCTTATAAGTACAGTTACTTCCACGAGCTGCACGTCACCGAAAGCGGCAAGGTGTACATTCACGCGGAGAAATATCGAGACGGCGGCAACCTGGATTACGTCCTTCATTCCGACGATAACGGACAGACGTGGGGCGCGTGGCCCGGTGCCCGGGGGACGAGATTTGACTCGTATCACCCCATCATCTATTTCGATGACGGCAGCTCCATTTCCAATAGCGCAAGCACGGGACTCTTTGGACGATCAACAGCGGGTACAGAACTCAGGCGCAGCATCGACGCCTGGAAAACCTCATTCGTCGAAGATTATCGGTATCTGGGCACATCGGCGGAGTCGCTGGTGAAGGCCGGGAAGAGCACCGTTTAGCTGAAGGGTTACGATACGATTCTGCGCAATTCCAGCAGCGGAGTGAATAGTGTGCGCGAGCTGCTCGCCGTTCCCTCAGCGCTGAGTGTCGGTTCGCCCTATCCACATCCCGTAGTGCGAGGCGAGGTTTCGCACATTCCCATCGAATTCGGTACTACCACGCATCGTGTGCTTCGTGTTACCCTCGCAAACATGCTCGGGCAAACGATTCAGAACATAGCATTCACAGCTTCCGATGCGGCCTCCGCCGAAGTACGGTGGCTTGTTCCCGGCATCGCGCCCGGGGTCTACATCCTGCGCGTTCAAGCGGGCGATGCGGTAACGGTGAGACCGGTGGTGGTGAATCGGTGAATCGGTAATCGTTAATCGTGAGTCGCGTTATCACGAATAGCTTGTGCAGAATCCATGTAAAGAGAGCGATGAGAGCGGAGAGAGTGAGGAGAGATTTTTTAATAAGAGAGACTTGCTTATGACATGTAATGCTCTGGACCTATGAACACTGAA
Proteins encoded in this region:
- a CDS encoding T9SS type A sorting domain-containing protein, whose amino-acid sequence is MRELLAVPSALSVGSPYPHPVVRGEVSHIPIEFGTTTHRVLRVTLANMLGQTIQNIAFTASDAASAEVRWLVPGIAPGVYILRVQAGDAVTVRPVVVNR